The Thermoanaerobaculia bacterium DNA segment GGAGCCCCGCGCGTCATCCTGAGGGAACCCTCTCTCCTTCCCCTCGGTCATTCGGGCGGCCTTCGGGCCGCCCTTTCCTTTGATCCAGACGGAGGAGGTGACCCGATGAAGGGATTCCGGGAACATCGCGCGCTGCCGGCCCGTCTCGTCGTGCTGCGCGCCGTCGTCGCGGTTTCCGCCGTGCGGAAGATCCGGATCGTTCGCAAACCCCGTCCCGTCGTTTCTCCCGTTCCCCCGGAAAAGGAAGGGAAGTGATTTTCGAGAGGTGAGCCCATGATCGATTCCATCAGCTTTCTCGCCCCCGACGGCATGCTGGAGTTCGAGGCCGCCGACATCGAGGAAATCGCGACCGACGACACCGGGACCCACGTCCGGCTCAAGGACGGGCACACGTGCTCGCTCCTCGGCCACGAGGCGAGGGCGCTTCTCGAGTCCGTGCGCCGGGCGCAGCCAGCCTGACGCGCGGCCGGCCCGACGCCTACCAGCCTCCGCCGCCTCCGCCGCCCGACGAGCTTCCTCCGCCTCCGCCGGAAGACGACGGCGCCGCCACCCCCGCGGAGAACCCGCCGACGGCCGCCGCCCAGCTCCCGGAGGCGCCGGCGCCGCCGAAGCTGCCGCCTCCGCCCGTCCACCCGCCGCCGGAGGAGGATGAGGACGACGAACCCCCGCCGAACCCGCCGGTCGAGGACGTCCCCGCGGCCGCGAAGCTCTTCGACCAGCGGTCGACGCCCGATCCGAGCCCGAGCGCCAGCAGCCAGGGGAACCACGCGTCCTCGAGCGCCGGGTGCGGCTGCCGGAGCTGCATCTTGAACCATCGCCGCGCGGTCTCGATCCGCCGGCGCGCCTCCATGCGCGCCGCCCCGTCCCGCGACATCGCCAGGTTGAACGCCGAGCTCACATAGCCGAGTGTCGCGAACGTGATCGCCGCGAAGGACGTGGGCGAGTCGTCGCGCGGGAGGAGCAACCCGACGATCACCCACGGAAGGAGGAGAAGAACGAGCCCCGTGGCGAGGCCCGCGTTGATCGGGCGGAATTTCTCCGAGGAGTTCTTCGCGAGCATGATCCCGAAGAGACCGAGGAAGGCGGTCGCGAAGACGAAGATGAAGGCCGTCCGCACGTCGTTCGGGACGTGGTGACGCCAGCTCTCGACCGCAAACCCGGCGGCCGCCGCCATGAAGAGGAGAGTCCGCCATTTTCCCGGCGGGTCGACGGTATCGGCGAACGCGCCCTTCCCGGCGAGCCGCGCCTTCAGCTCTTTCTCGATCAGATTCGACGGGTTGAATCCGCTCGACTTGTAATGCGCGCGCACCTCGTCCGGCGTCACGCTCTCCTGCCCGAAGAAGAGGCCGTCGACGAGCTTTCGCTCGTATCCCGAGAACCCGGAGAGGGGAGCGAGGCGGGTGAGGCGGAGCGTCGGCTTCGCCAGGACCTTCGACGTCTCGCTCTTCAACTTCTTCTCGGCGACCAGCCGGGCGATCACGGCCGAGACCTCGGGCGTGCCGACGTCGTCGTCGAGCGCCGTCCCGACCTCCTCGGGGAGCAGGTCGAAGACGTTCTCGGCGAGCCAACGAGCGTTCACTTCCGAAAGCGATGGAAGCGGCCGGAACCGCCCGCGAGTGCGGTCGTGCAGCCAGTAATGGAGGCCGAAGAGAAGGATCGCGGCCGCGATCAGGAGCGTCGCGAGCCGGCGGTCGGCCAGCAGCGGGATGCGCCTCACCTGCGAAGGCGCGGCGCCGCCCGCCCACGCGAGCGAGGCGCTCACGACGAAGCCGCGTCCCGGCGCGAGAGGTCCCGCCTCCCAATGCCCGGAGAAGGCTTCCGACGGTTTCCAGGAAGGATCGAGCGCGAAGTCGAGCGTGAAACGGTCGATCGAGCCGTCGCGATCGGAAAACGCGAAGTCGTGAGCGAGCCGGTAGGTCTCGCCGCGCTTCTCGACGACGCCCGAGAGGGTGTAGTCGAGGACGTAGTCGATCTCGGTGTCGGCAAACGGCGGATCGGA contains these protein-coding regions:
- a CDS encoding DUF2207 domain-containing protein, whose product is LVLSLPAAAVARTLHWRSLDVEARLDADGLLHVSERQNMVFDGEWNGGERKFRIEPGQQLTFASMARLDPKTGERTPLVDGDLSQVDHFDFVDAKTLRWRSRLPSDPPFADTEIDYVLDYTLSGVVEKRGETYRLAHDFAFSDRDGSIDRFTLDFALDPSWKPSEAFSGHWEAGPLAPGRGFVVSASLAWAGGAAPSQVRRIPLLADRRLATLLIAAAILLFGLHYWLHDRTRGRFRPLPSLSEVNARWLAENVFDLLPEEVGTALDDDVGTPEVSAVIARLVAEKKLKSETSKVLAKPTLRLTRLAPLSGFSGYERKLVDGLFFGQESVTPDEVRAHYKSSGFNPSNLIEKELKARLAGKGAFADTVDPPGKWRTLLFMAAAAGFAVESWRHHVPNDVRTAFIFVFATAFLGLFGIMLAKNSSEKFRPINAGLATGLVLLLLPWVIVGLLLPRDDSPTSFAAITFATLGYVSSAFNLAMSRDGAARMEARRRIETARRWFKMQLRQPHPALEDAWFPWLLALGLGSGVDRWSKSFAAAGTSSTGGFGGGSSSSSSSGGGWTGGGGSFGGAGASGSWAAAVGGFSAGVAAPSSSGGGGGSSSGGGGGGGW